The Leguminivora glycinivorella isolate SPB_JAAS2020 chromosome 25, LegGlyc_1.1, whole genome shotgun sequence nucleotide sequence CGGGAGTGAATTCCAAAGGCGACTAGCCTGAACGGCGAAAGAATTTGTCATAAAGCCAAATTTGTCAATTATCAGATCTGTATTCTCCGCACTTAATTGGTAAATCGTAGGATCAAAGCTCCAGTCCTCACGATACAGGCTAGACCTAGTGTGAGGGCTACTGTTTGTTCTAAGAAGCTCTTGTTTATTTCTACTGTTTAGTTTTCTATTATTAACTTAGGCTTTATGTAATGCAGATTTggaaaataacatacatacatactatcacgcctgtatcccataaaggggtaggcagaacacatgaaactactaaagcttcagtgccactcttggcaaataaggggttgaaagaaaacgaaactgtgacattgcagtgacaggttgccactctcgcctacgccacaatttaacccatatcccatagtcgccttctacgacacacacgggaagaaagggggtggtgaaattcttaacccgtcaccacacaggctcagGCACAGGCAGGAagatttggaaaataaatgtattgtattgtattagaGTATGATGATCATGCTCACGTAGAACTTCTTGGCGCACTGGTCGCACGCGTGGTTCCGGAGCCGCTCGGCGCCGTGCCGCGTCTGCCGGTGGTGACGCAATCTGAAGTCCGATATGAACAactgcaataaacaataacaattATATCTATTTGATAGGAACGACAACTGCAACGTTTTAAtaaccacaattttttttttttttttaactcccgactaataaacggcccggccacgacattggtctaagcgcgacagcggcgagcggcagccatacgtgcgaatgaaaagtcccatcgctgtgtctcgctcgaATGTACATATGACCGCCGCTCACCGCCGTCGCGCTTAGACTAATGTCGTGGGTCGTGACTAAGCTCCCGACTAAGgcttgccacagacagtcttaaaaattcataatcttaaaaaaatattgtatgcaaactgacagttcaaactgacactgacagatctgtcaatgtcagttttcatacaaatcttttttaagattatgaaaattaagactgtctgttgccggcctaactcagctttcaaacaaaaaaaaaactaaatcgaaatcagttcatccgtttgggagctacgatgccacagacagacagacatgtcaaacttataacacccgtcgtttgcgtcgggggttaataacaaaactaccgtgagacacttgacatattaaacatgcaAAATCACTCACGTAAGATTGTCGAacatcgctcgacatgtttcactCCGTAACCAGCTAGCATCGCTCGCGCTTATTGAAactgctcctcgttacggagagAAACATGTCGAGCTATGTTCGATAATGTGACCCAATTTTACATGTCCAAGCAACATAGGGCcgccccacatctagcgtctcgcgagcgtagcgtcgggccagctGTACCTATGGCACAGCCTGACGTCGACGCGGcatctttttccatacagttggcccgacgctacgctcgcgagacgctagatgtgtgTGGGGGGGGGGGAATAGTTATATTgatctgccggcgtatcatgcttccaattgtatcacttatccacgtgaataagacatatgtcactctcacactgacatacttgccaaagcgtgacggatgctttatccacgtggataagtgataaaattggaagcataataagCCGGCAGAAAGGAACGACACTAAAATTTTAACACTTAATGAAGGTAATACTCTTTTTTTGTCCGGACGGATAGCatcaaatttcaggccgctgcgctaaacgaagctACCGCTAACCGCTTCCCGGCTCCGTTGAATAGAAAAATTGTATACACACCTCCATCAGTAAATAACTAAGCCTCAGCTCAGATCACATGTCTGTTGACCTCGGCTCCGCGTCGGCTGACAATTACATGTGATCTATCAATCTATCAATCaatatcatttattgcaaaccatggtattaCATTAAAGATGTTATAATACGAAGGAGGTCGCATGGCACCCCGGTAGGGTATGGCAATATTGGCAATTAACTAtacattaattatttactaaattataaaatatatatatacatatatataattatatactaaATTATCTACAATAGTAGTATCAGATACTAGTATCGCTGTTATGAGTCAGTTCTTTAAggaagtataatttttttgctTTTCTGAATTGCGAAAAGAATTtgaattttccatttttcatgtCACGCtaagaaataattattaataaagaaaacgaaataaaaTCTCACCCGGTCGCAAAGCTCGCATTTGTGGTTAGACTCCTTCTGGTGATAGAATGTATAGTGCCTTTTGTAATACACTTTTGACGCAAAAGTCTTGCCGCACTCTTCGCAGTGATACCTGAAATAACGAAATAAATTTAGCAATTAATAATTGTTCATCCTATATACTTCACTGCCGAGTAGGCTCTAGTTGCATATATCTCAGCAATAAGGGTGTGTACTGTATGTCGTACCAACTGAGACAAAATACATGTATTGACTTACTGACCGTGTCTCGCTATGATTCTTGCTGTTCACCAAATGATTCCTATACACATATACGTTCTTGTACTGGACACGGCACACCGCACAGTACAAGCGCGCAGTAGGCTGTAATTGCATATATCTCAACAATATGGGTGTCTGTTGTCTGTGTCGTGTGTCGACCATATGAGACAATAACATACTGGCCGCAACTCGTTATGATTCTTGCTATTCACCAAATGATTCCTATACACATATACGTTTTTGTGCTGTATATGGCACAGCACACAGTAACCAAGGACGCAGTAGGCTGTAGTTGCATAGCATATATCTCAACAATATGGTTGTGTGTCGTACCGTATCTCGCTACTCTCGCTATAATTGTTGCTGTTCATCAGATGATTCCTATACACGTATACATTCTTGTACTGAACTCTACACCGCGCAATAGACCATATAgttgcatatcgtcactacttttaaaaaaacttgtatcttcgtctgtcaatgaaaagaaaattgtagtaagtatgtatggaatgcatatagacactgcgttttaactttgaagaacagcgtgagatacgagattttttaaaagtagtgacgaaatatctCAGCTGTATGGGTGTGTGCCGTACCTACAGACACTAAAATACATACTGACCGCATTTCGCTATGATTCTTGATGTTCACCAAATGATTCCTATACATATATACTGGATGTAACATACCGCGCAATAGGCCAAGCGCGGTGGCCCCGTGTTGCATATATCTCAGTCTTATGGGTGTGTGTCGTACCCCCACCTTCAAATAGAATAGGTACTGACCGCATTTCACTATGATTCTTGCTGTTCACCAAATGGTTCCTATACACATATACGTTCTTGTACTGGATGTGACACACCGCGCAATAGGCCacacgggcggcggcggcgggcccGTGTGCGGCCATGTGCGCCTCCAGGCGGCCGCGAGAGCGGAACGCTCGAGGACACGCCTCGCATTTATGCTCGCGGACGGTGGCGTGGATGCGGCTGAAAAAAGAAACTAAGGTACAGCGtcctagtgatgtgcaagtttcatgaaaaattcacgaaactttcacgaaaaataaagggaatttaaatttatgaaatggaaagttttcatccatacaattgtccatacaaagtatggaaagtttccgaagttttcctatgtgaaaatttcagaattttggaaactttccgtacATCAGTACAGCGGGGCacatctcgactggggggcaatcttgcattattaaatagagtgtccaccggttatatatggtaggcgtgttcagtggatacatgtagaactcaacatcatagtgtaataatgaaaaaaatagattagttacaattgtcccccagtcgagatttgtcctgCTGTACCTTAGTTTTAAAAAAACGTAAACGCGCGTTTGTAGAACCAAACTAAGAAAAGAAATAACGAATAAAGAATGCAATTACATAAACAATCAATATTTAAGGATTTTTCGGTCGAGACTACGAAACGAAAACTGATGAATGATGAATAAAATGCTGCTATAACGATAAAATAAACACGCTAAGCATGAAGGATTTTGTAAATTTACCCAGCATTAGAAATACATTAATGCTAGGTTCTATCGCATTCAAACGTGCATGTGATATTTGCCATTTCATATTATgtgatatgattttttttttttatcatatcatatcatatatttattcaaagaAAACAATACAGGTATTGTGTTTGAATTGAAgccttaaaactaaatataatggTACAATAAAAATGGTAAGCCTAGATATTAAACATTATGAAAAATTTCGTCTACGGTGTAAAAACAACTTctcaataaaaacttttttagttCTTTTTGAAATAAAGCGtaatctgtaatgattttaagTTCTGTAGgcaattgattaaataacacatggatttagccagtatctgatgagttagaatggaaattaaagacattttgactacaaggtttgtttacattgttcacaattAATTCTATTGACCGCGACTTTACGAAccctgtaaagagttcgaaacgtcggggtaTTGTAAATTCATAATAAgcgatataataatataatataatattgagTGCTAAGCGaggatatacatacttaaatagataaatacatacgtatatactatatacatagaaaacatccatgactaaggaacaaatatctgtgcttatcacacaaataaatgaccttaccgggattcgtaggaggtagggcatagcgaatgatattccgctttgtgaaagaaagagcccaactggggaagtacctccgccttacagaagaccgcagccaaatagcactagaccctactcatagtgttgtgttcctgccggtgagtaaggctgccagagctcaacgagggtgcggcgtgctgacgacgggaggacttacggaactaatttgttccgtctatccgccaaaccctcctttgaacttgtacactcctttttgctgtgcacacacagcaaaaaggggagtcataggttacggtgaccgctttccatcaggcggaccgtatgcttgtttgacaccgacgtagtataaaaaaaaaatttttgaacccaggaccgcggcttagcaggcagggtcactaccgactgagccagaccggtcgtcaatccgttttcagttttattttatagggccgtattatttaaaaatagttaCCGTTTATGTGTTTTGAGCGTGTGGGAGCCTTTAAACTTTTCGCCGCACTCTTTGCAAACAAGATAATGTTGGGACTTCATGTGCTTTTCCAGCTCTTCGGGGGTCCTGTTAGCAAAACACTATTTTTACTATAGGTATGGTAAGATTGGTGAGTCGACCTTGATtcttatttttgttattttctttattacGGAAACAAACagcacataataatacaaaaagttaaataataattcaagacccaaaacagtttccacttataACAAACACACAACGCCTTTGCTCTGATGATCAGAgtagtataatatataattaattatacataGGTATGTTGGAGACAAACCGCACGTATTGGCACGGACAGTCAATTGTAGTTCAGCGCGCGAAGAGTTGAAGCTGGACAGCTGACGTCACAACCAACTAGTTCTCCCCACTTCGTGCGCTAGGACGGAGCCGGGATACCTGAGACCCGGCACTCTCTGACGGACCACGCTAGAGACAAGAGGTCTTAGAGTTACCTCGGAACTGTCCACGCACGCTATAATTGTTCTAGATCAagttgtttacctatcagttatcataaattaaatataacatgttatatttaatctatgtagTTACTAGTTATATTAAAATtgaaagtgtgtaaaataaatcgttgattactATCGTCGTCGTCTTAATCCTCGATGACCCAGTAACGCCCTGATGTCTGAAGATGGTGGCAATCCTCACCTATCCCCGTCAGGTATATGCTTTGATTGTAATGACTGAACTGTCAGTAAAAAAAGGGcgaaatatcaatattttctgGCGCTTTTTTTAGTGACCACAAAAGCTTGCAAACCGTTCAGTAAATTGGACGTATAATAATGGTAAGTAAGTATTAAAGTATCAATTTAGCTAACAATCAACAATCGCGGTGCGCCATACACTCCCTTAACGCAAAAACACACCTTCGACTTTACATCAACTAGCAGTTTAGTCACATCGTACTGTATCTTCGGAGGTGCAATACAACTTACTTGGCAACATGGCTACACTTCTTGCAATGTATCCTGCCCTCTGCATCCCCACTATGCTTCACTTGTCCATGGCTAAGTGCTGACCACAGCTCTGTAGTCTCATATGAACACAGTTTGCAGCGGTAGCAGTGGTAGTGTTTCCGAACATGTTTGATCAGAGTTGCAGCGCTGGCGAAGCATACTTGGCATACTGGGCAGATGTGTCGACCAAtactctaaataataaaagtaagaCAATTCACTTAGTATCTACAGCTAAGCTAAAATTGGATTAGGTAAAATAGGTAATACTATCAtatctagttacccttcgggttgaaaggtcagatggcagtcgctttcgtaaaactagtgcctacgccaaatcttgagattagttgacaaagcggaccccaggctcccatgagccgtggcaaaacccgggataacgcaaggaggatgatgaggtaATACCATCATTTGTCCTAATGTCATGGAATgctccatttataatattttcaaatttttaaataagtaaatgtaaAGTTCAAAGTCTTGGTGAGACATAAATGtatagttatattatattttaatataactaTACATTATATATATCTAAAAAACGTATCTTGGAACCATCAAggtaaattgtcaaaaatgtaatcctgtgtcgagagatgactGTAAATTGTAATGCTCTGTATACTcaactcaatcctctttggtcTCACTGTATATCGTATTCAATATATATTCAAATAATTGTGCAAACTTGCAAGGTCACAAAGTTTAAatctctttttttattattattataaatgagcttactcttggccacagactagccaaaggcaaagacgtagcctacgatggagtgagctcgcccagaacaTGCCTCTTTACCCTAGATTTGAAGATATCCTAGatttctcaaatatatttaACTTACTATAAGAGTTGAAATATtccaaaaatgtatttaatttatagttTAACAGAACTCTTTTTAAGATAACTTATTACATGTTATTTCAGCTTGTTAGTAAACTTATAAATGTTTAATTGCATCAACAacaatattttacataataaactgaaatagataccatacactaaaataaaagcgatcaagcccgcTGGTgggaagccgggaatcgaacccgggtctccagctaacgcggctgacgtgttcgaccgctacaccaccccgaccgccggtatctatttcagtttataatttatatacggTATAGTAGTGTTAcctactatttaaaaaaacaaataaaaaaaatatatataataattttatttgttccctacatcaatATTTTACATGTTAATTTACAGCAAatcttttaaaataatagtCCTTACCGCATTATGCCTCTTTTCCATATGCATTTCATGATTTTCCTTTCTCGTAAACCCGAGCACACACATATCACAGTTGTATGGTAATTTCTTAAAGTTTGGGTGACTTCTTTTCTCTTCTCTGCTTTTTACCATCTGTTCTTCTGTAAACTCTACTTCTGTGAACTTATCTTTAATATCATCAAAATCTACTTTATCATCTACTGctttcattttctttttcttcttgacagttaatttatttactttctTTTTATTAGAtaagtttttaacttttttactaaTTCTTTTACTATCTTTTCTTGTTTCTACATGTGTttctttcttttgtttttctGTATGTGTTGCTTTCTTTGGTCTGTGTAttacttcttttttaatttctatttctGTTTCGGCTTCACATTCAAGTGAATGTTTCTCATCATCATTGTGATCAGAAACATCGTCTGCATTATTAGTTTCTTGTTTTATTTCTTTAGGCTGGTTGT carries:
- the LOC125239329 gene encoding zinc finger protein 58-like, whose product is MSNKLIICHACLSTDRTLFPIKELQDLLINVNLFDLNLSNEAGVCWECKRIFIKFSTFKKQIELAQESLHQVKQLQVLQCLSSLSCAVSTTPNFSVLHNELANADTIDNQPKEIKQETNNADDVSDHNDDEKHSLECEAETEIEIKKEVIHRPKKATHTEKQKKETHVETRKDSKRISKKVKNLSNKKKVNKLTVKKKKKMKAVDDKVDFDDIKDKFTEVEFTEEQMVKSREEKRSHPNFKKLPYNCDMCVLGFTRKENHEMHMEKRHNASIGRHICPVCQVCFASAATLIKHVRKHYHCYRCKLCSYETTELWSALSHGQVKHSGDAEGRIHCKKCSHVAKTPEELEKHMKSQHYLVCKECGEKFKGSHTLKTHKRRIHATVREHKCEACPRAFRSRGRLEAHMAAHGPAAAARVAYCAVCHIQYKNVYVYRNHLVNSKNHSEMRYHCEECGKTFASKVYYKRHYTFYHQKESNHKCELCDRLFISDFRLRHHRQTRHGAERLRNHACDQCAKKFYTATTLRAHILTHSSARTFMCAHCGDTFKQRPALYTHTRLVHQGLKKHAT